GTGCTGTTCTTCTGTTCCGCCGAGTACGACTTGCAGGCGCTGGGGAAGGCGTTGCAACAGAGCTTCGGCGGCATTCGTCTGGTGGGCTGCACCAGCGCCGGGGAAATCACCCCCCAAGGTTATGGCCGCAGCTGCGTGACGGCGGTGGGCTTCGATCATCGGCACTTTTCCATCGCCACCGAACTGATCGACGAGATGGAGCATTTCAGCCTGATCGATGCCCAGCAAATGGTCGAGCGACTGGTCAGTGGTTGTCGCAGCAATACCCTGGCGCCGATCAAGGGCAACAGCTTTGCCCTGACCCTGCTCGATGGCTTGTCCAGCCGTGAAGAAATGGTTCTCGCTGCCCTGAGCGCGGCGTTGGGCGACATTCCGCATTTCGGCGGTTCGGCCGGCGACGACAATTACCTGACCCACACCCACGTGTATTTCGGCGGAGAGTTTCACAGCGGCGCGGCGGTGGTGGTGCTGGTCAATACCTGGCTGGACTTCGAAGTCTTCACCACCCACCACATCCTGCCCAGGGCCGAGAAACTGGTGGTCACCGCGGCGGACAGCGCCTCGCGCCGAGTTTTTGAACTCAACGCCGAACCGGCCGCCGAGGAGTACGCCCGGCACATCGGCGTGGCGGTGGCCGACCTCGATTATCGAATTTTTGCCGCGCACCCGTTGGCGGTGCGAATCAACGATCAGTATTACGTGCGGGCGATCCAGCAGGTTCATCCAGACCTGAGCCTGAGTTTTTACTGTGCGGTGGAAAACGGCATCGTCCTCACTGTCATGACCCCCGGCCCCATGCTGCCGAATCTGCAAAACCTGTTCGACGGTTTGCAGGCGCGTCTCGGCGACCTGTTGCTGACCATCGGCTGCGACTGCTTTCTCAGGCGTCTGGAGCTGGAAGACGGCGGCAATCTCGAGCAGATAGGCGCGTTTCTGCGGGACCAGCGGGTGATGGGTTTCAACACCTACGGAGAACAGTTCAATGGCATGCACATCAACCAGACCTTCACCGGGGTTGCCATTGCCCGAGGCCGCTCCCCTGGACAGCGCTGACCTTCAGGCGCAGATCGCCAGCCTGCGCCACGAAAACCATAAACTGCAGCGCATCAATGGCGCGCTGATCGAGCGCATCGAGTCCGGCATCACCCGGGGCAACGACCCGTATGCGGCGTTCCAACATTCGGTGGTGCTGGCCGAGCAGGTGCGTGAGCGCACCGACGCCCTGAACCAGGCCATGGCCGAACTCAAGGCTGGCAATCATTTGCTCAGCGAAGCGCGATTGCGGGCCGAAACCGCCCATCAACACTTGATCGACGCCATCGAAAGCATTTCCGATGCCTTTGTGCTGTTCGATGCCGAGCAGCGGATCGTACTGTTCAACAGCCGCTTCAAGGCGTTTTGGGGCAACAGCCGGGTGCGGATCACCGCCGGCATGCGTCTGCGCGAAGTCAAACGGTTGATGACTGCGACCGGACTGTTCAGCGAAGAACCTCGCGGGCATGCCGACGAAAACCTGCTCTATCGCCTGCACAACGGGCGCTGGCTGCAAGTCAGCGAACGGCCGACTCAGGAAGGTGGGCGGGTGATCCTGTTCACTGATATTACCGACGTCAAACTCAGCGAAACCCTGCGCCGCGAGCAGGCTGTGGCGCAGAAGTCGCACTTGTTGCAACGGGCGGTCGACAACCTGTCCCAAGGGGTGGCGATGGTCAACGCCGAGGGCATTCTGGAACTGTGGAACCGGCGTTTCCTGGAACTCAGCGGCTTGGCCCCGGTGGCGGCCCATCGGCCATTCGCCGAAGTAATCGCCGACAGCGAACTGAACCTGCTGACCCCGGCCAGTCGCGATCCGAACGGGCGGCATGTGCAGGAATGCGAGCAGCGCCTCTACGATGGCCGGGTGCTGGAAATCCGCACCCATCCGTTGCCCACCGGCGGTTTCGTCAACACCTTCACCGACATCACCGAGCGCTATCAGCACGCCGAAGCGCTTAGCGAAAGCGAGCGCTGGATTCGCCTGATCACCGATCATGTGCCGGCGCTGATTGCCTACCTGAATGCCGATCTGGTCTATGAATTCACTAACAAGGTCTACGAAGAATG
The window above is part of the Pseudomonas sp. B21-048 genome. Proteins encoded here:
- the nosP gene encoding nitric oxide-sensing protein NosP produces the protein MEQVQNDGVVSAMSQATDAQQAAQDLARQLLHPHLGFVLFFCSAEYDLQALGKALQQSFGGIRLVGCTSAGEITPQGYGRSCVTAVGFDHRHFSIATELIDEMEHFSLIDAQQMVERLVSGCRSNTLAPIKGNSFALTLLDGLSSREEMVLAALSAALGDIPHFGGSAGDDNYLTHTHVYFGGEFHSGAAVVVLVNTWLDFEVFTTHHILPRAEKLVVTAADSASRRVFELNAEPAAEEYARHIGVAVADLDYRIFAAHPLAVRINDQYYVRAIQQVHPDLSLSFYCAVENGIVLTVMTPGPMLPNLQNLFDGLQARLGDLLLTIGCDCFLRRLELEDGGNLEQIGAFLRDQRVMGFNTYGEQFNGMHINQTFTGVAIARGRSPGQR